The sequence below is a genomic window from Hydractinia symbiolongicarpus strain clone_291-10 chromosome 10, HSymV2.1, whole genome shotgun sequence.
TTCTGTAAATTGCACAAGTTTGAGTGCCAGTGAAAATAGTAATACGGTACATCTATAGACATAAGGCTAAGAATATCATGTTATAGTCATGCAGTGGTGCCAGTGAACAGGGGAAGTTGATGAGAAATGCAAAATCAAGTAATTTAGACATTTACATAATTTAGTCAGGACCGACatcacaaatatttggtgttagagtcacccGACCGACCCTAATTTTTGATCGAAATTTTTGATAAACTGAGTTGGAAaaactaaaatgacaaaaaaatattatagctagctacgctTGTTGTCTCCCCATAGCGATTACCCACCATTATTGTGCTTCACTTTAAAATGCGAAAAGGGTTCTGAGAACTAGTTGAAAAAGGCATGCGGAAACTTTATTTAAATGAGGTGCCAAAGTTATAATTAAATATCGGCAATTTAATGGCGCGTGTGTTAATGGCTGGATGGTTGGATTCAATTTTTCCGAAATTTTGAGTTATCATTCGCAGATCGACCGATAAACCAACCGACTTTAATTTTGGTGCTCAAATGACTCTAACGCCAGATAATTGTGACGTCCGACCAGTATACTGCATGTGCATGTCAGTTCTTCTCgatcaaaaaatcaaaacattatacGTCACGTTGCAACTTATCTATAAAAAGTATTAGATACATAAAAATTTCTTACCTTGGATTTGAGGATATCTTCCAATTTTTCATTGACACACTTTTAAAGTTACCTTTGCGTGCCTTTGTTCTGCATTTTCGTCCTTTCCAGTTTCACAACAATTTCTGCAAGTTTCTTCTAGTGAGGAAAggttaaattgttttaaatcaTCACAAGATCCACAAAGAAGATTGGGAGAATAACCAACTTCACTACATTTCTCTGGTGACCATTTGGCTTTCCCAAAGtcaaa
It includes:
- the LOC130612754 gene encoding selenoprotein F-like, giving the protein MDTKLLFGCLFSYLFTLLFDFGKAKWSPEKCSEVGYSPNLLCGSCDDLKQFNLSSLEETCRNCCETGKDENAEQRHAKVTLKVCQUKIGRYPQIQAFIKGDKKDKFANLKIQYERGANPQLLLHDDSDAVKEVLSIDKWDTDTIDEFLMEKLRR